The Pyrodictium delaneyi genome contains a region encoding:
- a CDS encoding ribonuclease P protein component 4, with protein sequence MVPRRLKSSKEVARDVAIQAIYRLYSLAVEAVRRGKLDYARYLIREADEIRRLTRLRKPVVLRRGVCKNCGAPLVLGVTARVRLVRDGRVTRRVVTCLICGYRHRYIVRVRRPEDHEEPLEAEGDSTAGSSRRDYRQERA encoded by the coding sequence GTGGTGCCCAGGAGGCTAAAGTCCTCTAAGGAAGTTGCCCGCGACGTAGCAATCCAGGCTATATATAGACTGTACAGCCTCGCGGTAGAGGCTGTTAGGAGGGGTAAGCTGGACTATGCTCGATACCTCATCCGCGAGGCTGATGAGATAAGGCGGCTCACCCGCCTCCGTAAGCCTGTGGTGCTCCGCCGGGGCGTGTGCAAGAACTGTGGAGCGCCGCTCGTCCTGGGTGTTACTGCTAGGGTTAGGCTTGTACGTGATGGTAGGGTTACGCGGCGTGTGGTAACATGCCTTATATGCGGGTACAGACACCGCTACATTGTCAGGGTTAGGAGGCCGGAGGATCATGAGGAACCTCTCGAGGCTGAAGGAGATAGTACAGCAGGGTCCAGCCGACGTGATTATAGGCAAGAACGGGCTTAG
- a CDS encoding 16S rRNA methyltransferase gives MATKQDTKHRLKLVLAEAALETVPREIWGHPAVYKHARRRGKPSASILLDRSIHHQAMKRLPNAEKRGRPDIVHIALLEALGSPLNREGLLEVYVHTLNDYVIFIDPSTRLPRNYNRFVGLIEQLFDEGQVPPEGKPLLWIRPMTLERLLQEIGATHVILLAEDGEHRRLRDIAGEALQHAPATAVVVGAFPHGDFNEETRRLATRVYSIYRGEPLETWTVVSHLLAVAADMLNII, from the coding sequence TTGGCCACTAAACAAGACACGAAGCATAGACTAAAACTTGTACTGGCAGAGGCAGCCCTCGAAACTGTGCCACGCGAGATCTGGGGACACCCCGCAGTCTACAAACATGCCCGCAGGAGGGGCAAACCATCAGCCTCCATACTTCTAGACCGTAGTATACACCATCAAGCAATGAAGAGGCTTCCAAACGCGGAGAAGCGTGGAAGGCCAGATATAGTCCACATAGCGCTGCTAGAAGCCTTAGGTAGTCCGCTGAACAGGGAAGGCCTTCTAGAAGTCTACGTACACACCCTTAACGATTACGTCATATTCATTGATCCCTCTACAAGGCTTCCGCGTAACTACAACCGGTTCGTCGGCTTGATAGAACAGCTATTCGATGAAGGACAGGTACCGCCGGAGGGTAAACCACTGCTATGGATCCGGCCCATGACGCTCGAGCGGCTTCTCCAAGAGATTGGTGCTACCCATGTCATCTTGCTAGCCGAGGATGGCGAACACCGCAGGCTTAGAGACATAGCTGGAGAAGCCCTCCAGCATGCCCCTGCTACTGCTGTAGTAGTAGGCGCGTTCCCACACGGTGATTTCAACGAGGAGACTAGGAGGCTAGCAACACGGGTCTATAGCATCTATCGCGGTGAGCCGCTAGAGACATGGACCGTAGTCTCTCATCTACTAGCTGTGGCAGCCGACATGCTTAACATAATTTAG
- a CDS encoding ferritin family protein translates to MFMRHPLDITKDKLNSSDIVDAIRLAIIAELDAISFYLQVARRVNDEAVRKVFEDVAREEKTHVGEFLALLKRLDPEQARELERGFREVSELLGEATSES, encoded by the coding sequence ATGTTTATGAGGCATCCTCTCGACATAACTAAGGACAAGCTTAACAGTAGCGACATTGTTGACGCGATCCGTTTAGCCATAATCGCAGAGCTTGACGCAATAAGCTTCTACCTCCAGGTCGCTAGGCGAGTTAATGACGAGGCTGTGAGAAAGGTGTTTGAAGATGTTGCTAGAGAGGAGAAGACCCACGTGGGAGAATTTCTTGCTCTGCTGAAGCGCCTTGACCCTGAGCAGGCAAGGGAACTTGAGAGAGGTTTCCGGGAAGTATCGGAGCTTCTAGGCGAGGCGACTAGCGAAAGCTAG
- a CDS encoding peroxiredoxin — MTPEPGAKAPVFEAVTHLGSKLRLDELRGQIVVLYFYPRAMTSGCTREAQRFNELLEEFTKHNAIVLGISTDPPERNRRFAEKLGLRFTLLSDPDGEIARLYGVLKQGSKRVGAERVTFIIDQHGRIAKVIAKVRPAEKHADLALEAVRGLSARQ; from the coding sequence ATGACCCCTGAACCTGGTGCTAAGGCGCCCGTCTTTGAAGCCGTTACGCATCTGGGCTCGAAACTTCGTCTCGACGAGCTGAGAGGCCAAATAGTTGTATTGTATTTTTATCCACGCGCCATGACAAGTGGCTGCACAAGAGAGGCTCAACGCTTCAACGAGTTACTCGAGGAGTTCACTAAGCACAATGCTATAGTGCTCGGCATATCCACTGATCCTCCAGAAAGAAACCGCCGATTTGCCGAGAAGCTTGGACTCCGCTTTACGCTCCTAAGCGACCCGGATGGGGAGATAGCTCGCCTCTATGGTGTCCTAAAGCAGGGATCCAAAAGAGTCGGCGCCGAGCGTGTCACCTTCATAATAGACCAGCATGGTAGAATAGCCAAGGTTATAGCAAAGGTTAGGCCTGCAGAGAAACACGCAGACTTGGCACTCGAGGCTGTAAGGGGGCTCTCTGCTAGACAGTAG
- a CDS encoding FKBP-type peptidyl-prolyl cis-trans isomerase encodes MPLEEGAFALVEYTLRVKDTGEVVDTTSEEEARKAGIYDPKDRYGPRLVIIGEGRLLPGLEKAIIEMNEGEEKEVEIPPEDAFGKRDPQKIKIIPKNQFIKSGVVPEPGKIVEINNQLAVIRSVTGGRVVVDFNHPLAGKTMVAKVKLVKILQTPEEKIMHLILRRTPASITPEDVKVQYDSATGTVRVEFSEKVFGIQDFQVVKRIVILEAYRYMKDEIKAIEFIERMKFPEPEEKKGEQEEKEQTTQEQESGATEKETAETAQGQ; translated from the coding sequence ATGCCGCTAGAAGAGGGTGCATTCGCGCTAGTCGAGTACACTCTCCGAGTAAAAGACACCGGAGAGGTTGTTGACACTACTAGCGAAGAGGAGGCCCGTAAGGCTGGGATATACGATCCCAAGGATAGGTACGGCCCCCGTCTAGTGATAATCGGCGAGGGACGCCTGCTACCAGGCCTAGAGAAGGCAATCATAGAGATGAACGAGGGCGAGGAAAAGGAGGTAGAAATACCCCCAGAGGACGCGTTCGGTAAGCGTGACCCCCAGAAGATAAAGATAATACCAAAGAACCAGTTCATAAAGAGCGGTGTGGTGCCGGAGCCTGGCAAGATAGTGGAGATAAACAACCAGCTAGCAGTAATAAGAAGCGTCACGGGAGGCCGCGTAGTAGTAGACTTTAACCATCCCCTGGCAGGCAAGACAATGGTAGCGAAAGTAAAGCTTGTGAAGATCCTACAGACCCCTGAGGAAAAGATAATGCACCTAATACTAAGGCGTACACCAGCCTCGATAACCCCTGAAGATGTGAAGGTGCAATACGATAGCGCGACTGGGACTGTCCGAGTTGAGTTCAGCGAGAAGGTGTTCGGTATACAAGACTTCCAGGTGGTGAAACGTATAGTCATACTAGAGGCGTACCGATACATGAAGGACGAGATTAAAGCCATAGAGTTCATAGAGAGAATGAAGTTCCCAGAGCCTGAGGAGAAGAAGGGAGAACAAGAAGAGAAAGAGCAGACCACTCAGGAGCAGGAAAGCGGGGCCACAGAGAAGGAGACGGCAGAGACGGCTCAGGGACAGTAA